One Aphelocoma coerulescens isolate FSJ_1873_10779 chromosome 8, UR_Acoe_1.0, whole genome shotgun sequence genomic region harbors:
- the BCAR3 gene encoding breast cancer anti-estrogen resistance protein 3 isoform X3, which yields MDNSPEKLKKELEEELQLSSEDLRSHAWYHGRIPRQVAEGLVQRDGDFLIRDSLSSPGNFVLTCQWKNTPQHFKINKTVLRLNEAYCRVQYQFELESFDTIPGLVRYYVGNRTPISKQSGAIIFQPINRTVPLRCLEEKYGVTPVQQKEASTPEGKTETAKRLSLGISSMHSPEQSIPRGNLLRNKEKSGSQPASLDHVLEKRFPLKAHQSESYLLIGSRHPSRLPEADANSCPSSPAFRTGSEPSLSPTVVQKVTSESLLGEALRGSDSQLCPKPPPKPSKAPLMKPPDSPLASHSSEGHYCELNPARHPTATKQHLCQKNSYVEHLTQKERGTFRHSETNYLILDDDPTMNTADPLEASTQMAEEDSIFSVPVYEMVSSFKPNDFESKLLPPENKPLETSMLRRVKELCTNNNPKIIAQHILRMDCKVARIVEVSEEMRRNMGGSSGLELITLPYGHQLRLDLIERHNTMAIGIAVDILGCTGNVEDRAATLNRIIQVAVELKESLGDLYGFSAIMKALEMPQVSRLEQTWTALRHCYTQTAIMYEKQLKPSCKALHEGQDAWTKTISAPQNNITVPLLMPLVTLMERQAVVFEGMELWESSDQSGEIMLRHLGTARLIAQHAETFRLTAEQLLQGFQPDEELSEIFKTEFQMRLLWGSKGAQVNQSERYEKFNRILTALSRKLEPPPVKLVEQLSI from the exons ATGGACAACAGCCCGGAAAAACTGAAGAAGGAGTTAGAGGAAGAGCTGCAGCTGAGTAGCGAAGACTTGCGTAGCCATGCCTGGTACCACGGACGTATTCCTCGGCAG GTGGCAGAAGGCCTAGTTCAGAGAGATGGAGATTTTCTGATTAGGGATTCTCTCTCCAGTCCTGGGAACTTTGTTCTTACCTGCCAGTGGAAAAATACCCctcagcattttaaaatcaacAAAACAGTTCTAAGACTCAATGAAGCCTACTGTCGTGTTCAGTATCAGTTTGAACTGGAAAGTTTTGACACTATCCCTGGCTTAGTCAGATACTATGTTGGGAATCGCACACCAATATCAAAGCAGAGTGGAGCAATTATTTTCCAGCCCATCAACAGGACTGTGCCTCTCAGGTGTCTAGAAGAAAAATACGGTGTAACCCCAGTCCAACAAAAAGAGGCAAGCACCCCcgaaggaaaaacagaaactgCCAAAAGGCTGAGTCTTGGTATATCCAGCATGCACTCCCCGGAGCAGAGCATACCCAGAGGAAATCTTTTGAG aaacaaagaaaaaagtggTAGCCAGCCAGCTAGTTTGGATCATGTTCTGGAGAAAAGATTCCCATTAAAGGCTCACCAGTCAGAGAGCTATCTGCTAATAG GTTCAAGACATCCATCTCGATTACCTGAAGCAGATGCAAACTCCTGTCCAAGCTCACCTGCATTTAGAACAGGCAGTGAACCATCTCTAAGCCCCACAGTTGTTCAGAAAGTCACATCAGAGTCACTGCTAGGGGAAGCTCTTAGAGGATCAGACAGTCAGCTGTGTCCAAAGCCTCCACCTAAACCCAGCAAAGCACCCCTGATGAAGCCCCCAGATTCTCCTTTGGCTTCCCACAGTTCTGAAGGACACTATTGTGAACTAAACCCTGCCAGGCAtccaacagcaacaaaacaacACTTGTGTCAGAAAAACAGCTATGTGGAACATCTGACACAAAAGGAGAGGGGAACATTCAGGCACTCTGAAACAAACTATTTGATCCTTGATGATGATCCTACAATGAACACTGCAGATCCTTTAGAAGCTTCAACTCAGATGGCTGAGGAAGACAGCATCTTTTCTGTACCAGTTTATGAGATGGTGTCTAGTTTTAAACCGAATGATTTTGAATCCAAACTACTTCCTCCTGAAAACAAGCCATTGGAAACATCCATGTTAAGAAGAGTTAAGGAGCTTTGCACCAACAATAACCCAAAAATTATTGCACAGCATATTCTTAGAATGGACTGCAAG GTGGCAAGGATAGTAGAAGTTTCTGAAGAGATGAGGAGGAATATGGGAGGGAGCTCTGGTCTTGAACTGATCACCTTGCCTTACGGACATCAGCTGCGCCTTGACCTGATAGAGAG GCACAATACCATGGCAATAGGAATAGCTGTTGACATCTTGGGTTGCACAGGAAATGTAGAAGATAGAGCAGCAACATTAAACAGGATCATCCAAGTTGCTGTGGAGTTGAAGGAGTCACTAGGGGATTTATATGGATTTTCTGCCATTATGAAAGCTCTGGAAATGCCACAG GTCAGTAGATTAGAACAAACCTGGACTGCTCTAAGACATTGTTATACCCAGACTGCCATTATGTATGAAAAACAGCTGAAACCATCTTGCAAAGCTTTGCATGAAGGACAAGATGCATGGACTA AAACTATCAGTGCTCCACAGAACAACATAACAGTGCCATTGCTGATGCCTCTTGTTACCTTGATGGAGCGCCAGGCTGTTGTTTTTGAAGGCATGGAGCTGTGGGAAAGCAGTGACCAAAGTGGTGAAATAATGCTCAGGCACTTGGGCACAGCTCGCCTGATCGCCCAGCATGCGGAGACATTTCGCctgacagcagagcagctgctgcaag GTTTCCAGCCAGATGAAGAGCTGAGTGAAATCTTCAAGACAGAATTTCAAATGAGATTGCTCTGGGGCAGCAAAGGAGCACAAGTTAATCAAAGTGAAAGATACGAGAAATTCAACCGGATCTTAACTGCACTTTCCCGAAAACTGGAACCTCCTCCAGTGAAGCTGGTGGAACAATTAAGTATATAA